One segment of Trachemys scripta elegans isolate TJP31775 chromosome 1, CAS_Tse_1.0, whole genome shotgun sequence DNA contains the following:
- the LPAR5 gene encoding lysophosphatidic acid receptor 5 produces MSNASISQSLDQCKDYSSNHRLHLVGYSLIFVAGLMLNAMALWVFLRYLHLKSVVSIYMFNLAVSDLLFTLSLPLRLYYYSSQHWPFGNFLCQVSGSLFQINMYGSCLFLMCINLDRYVAIVHPLRWRHLRRPKLARLLCLVVWVLILVGSVPAAGVHRSSSCIKGNQTIALCFESFSDGLWQKGIFPLVILAEILGFLLPLTSVTYCSIRIFQKLCQASETQSLRQQKTIRLLVVNLVIFIICFVPYNTTLAAYGMIKAHVIQAEPPVRDSVRQVLIVTVLLASMNCSLDPLIYYFSTEGFRNTFKKLRRGQAWDSDTGMAKTQVTKTKLYSTRSSLEAKQYPVKNFILPNEDLPLAPIKIFLNGPIEDSEI; encoded by the coding sequence ATGTCAAATGCCAGCATCTCTCAAAGTCTGGACCAATGCAAAGATTACAGCTCCAACCACCGGCTGCACCTGGTTGGGTACAGCTTGATCTTTGTGGCAGGTTTGATGCTCAATGCTATGGCACTCTGGGTCTTCCTTCGCTACCTGCACCTCAAGTCTGTGGTGAGCATCTATATGTTCAACCTAGCAGTAAGCGACCTGCTCTTCACACTCTCGCTGCCACTACGGCTCTATTACTACTCCAGCCAGCACTGGCCCTTTGGCAATTTcctttgccaggtgtctggctccCTCTTCCAGATCAACATGTATGGCAGCTGCCTCTTCCTCATGTGCATCAATCTGGATCGCTATGTTGCCATTGTCCACCCACTCCGCTGGCGCCACCTTCGGCGGCCCAAGTTGGCCCGGCTGCTCTGCCTGGTGGTgtgggtgcttatcctggtgggCTCTGTTCCGGCTGCTGGTGTACACAGGTCAAGTTCCTGCATCAAAGGGAACCAGACCATCGCTCTGTGTTTTGAAAGCTTCAGTGATGGCCTGTGGCAGAAGGGCATCTTCCCACTGGTCATCCTGGCTGAAATCCTGGGCTTCCTCTTGCCACTGACCTCTGTGACGTACTGCTCAATTAGAATCTTCCAGAAGCTATGCCAGGCCAGCGAGACACAGAGCCTGCGCCAGCAGAAGACTATCCGCCTGCTCGTGGTGAATTTGGTGATCTTCATCATCTGCTTCGTGCCCTACAACACAACTCTGGCAGCCTACGGGATGATAAAGGCCCACGTGATCCAGGCTGAACCGCCAGTTCGGGACTCTGTGCGCCAGGTGCTTATTGTCACAGTGCTGTTGGCCAGCATGAACTGCTCTCTGGACCCCCTAATTTACTACTTTAGCACTGAAGGTTTCCGTAACACCTTCAAGAAGCTCCGGCGGGGCCAAGCATGGGACTCCGACACAGGGATGGCCAAGACTCAGGTCACAAAGACAAAACTCTATAGCACACGCTCCAGTCTAGAAGCAAAGCAGTACCCAGTCAAAAACTTCATTCTCCCCAATGAGGACTTGCCACTGGCTcctatcaaaatatttttgaatggcCCAATTGAGGACTCTGAAATATAA